A window from Tenacibaculum singaporense encodes these proteins:
- a CDS encoding AAA family ATPase — protein sequence MDIDVRAINEKIERESAFVDLLTTEMNKVIVGQKHMIERLLIGLLGNGHILLEGVPGLAKTLAINTLSKAVDGSFSRIQFTPDLLPADVVGTMIYNVKENDFSIKKGPIFANFVLADEINRAPAKVQSALLEAMQERQITIGDETFKLDEPFLVMATQNPVEQEGTYPLPEAQIDRFMLKTVIDYPKLQDEQLIMRQNLNGSFQKINPVISIDQIIKARNVVNEVYMDEKIEKYILDIVFATRYPEKYNLEKLQPLISFGSSPRGSIALAKAAKCYAFIKRRGYVIPEDVRAIVNDVLRHRIGITYEAEAENITSIDIINSIINEVQVP from the coding sequence ATGGATATAGATGTAAGAGCCATCAATGAAAAAATAGAAAGAGAAAGTGCTTTTGTAGACTTATTAACTACAGAAATGAATAAGGTAATTGTGGGTCAAAAACATATGATTGAGCGATTACTAATTGGACTTTTAGGAAATGGACATATCTTATTAGAAGGTGTACCTGGGCTAGCGAAAACCTTAGCCATTAACACACTTTCAAAAGCTGTAGATGGAAGCTTTAGTCGTATTCAATTTACTCCAGATTTATTGCCTGCTGATGTTGTAGGTACTATGATATACAATGTAAAAGAAAATGATTTCTCTATAAAAAAGGGACCAATTTTCGCCAACTTTGTATTAGCTGATGAGATTAACCGTGCTCCTGCTAAAGTACAATCTGCATTATTAGAGGCAATGCAAGAGCGTCAAATTACCATTGGTGACGAAACTTTCAAGCTAGATGAACCTTTCTTGGTAATGGCAACTCAAAACCCAGTTGAACAAGAAGGGACGTATCCTCTTCCTGAAGCACAGATAGACCGTTTTATGTTAAAAACAGTGATTGACTATCCAAAGTTACAAGACGAGCAACTAATTATGCGTCAAAACTTAAATGGAAGTTTTCAAAAAATAAATCCTGTAATTTCAATCGATCAAATTATTAAAGCTCGCAACGTAGTTAACGAGGTTTATATGGATGAAAAAATTGAAAAGTATATTTTAGATATTGTTTTCGCAACTCGTTATCCTGAAAAATACAATTTAGAAAAATTACAACCACTTATTAGTTTTGGATCATCTCCCCGTGGTAGTATTGCCTTGGCAAAAGCAGCAAAATGTTATGCCTTTATTAAACGAAGAGGTTATGTAATTCCTGAAGATGTTAGAGCAATCGTAAACGATGTATTACGTCATAGAATTGGTATTACGTATGAAGCAGAAGCTGAAAACATTACATCTATAGATATTATTAATTCTATTATTAACGAAGTACAAGTACCTTAA
- a CDS encoding SusC/RagA family TonB-linked outer membrane protein: MKKMSFSKTLLINALFFLFSSFIYGQTIRGKIVGVNGESIPFANIIEKGTTNGTTSNENGEFSLNVKKLPTVVTISSLGFVTIERNVVSADTFLQVTLREDSDVLEEVVISGLATTTKRSNLANTVSTISAAELTQVTSQSGFDSALSGKFTGAEIKANSGAPGGGISMRLRGVTSVFGDQQPLFIVDGVYVDNSSIGMGNNVISEASGGGNPSTNQDDASNRIADIDPEDIENVEILKGASAAAIYGSRAAGGVVIITTKRGKFGKPRISFSQTLGLRSPTQLLGLRDWNEERVFNNFYSPKDDPVEDAESRANAQAIVARFNQAVANGGLRDYEAELFDHTRISTTTRFTSSGGSEKTDYFFGVTYKDEPGLVENTGYEKASVRLNIGQKFTDWLDLYVTSNYISSQSDRGFFNNGNANRTVGYALAFTYPWENLSPIDGLYPSGGAGSNVLETVAITTNREKVNRFIGSATSNIKIIDAEKNKLKLVLQAGFDQYTLRTTSIFPRELSYFRDPSTLSGVAVSGSTINTNYNLSAFLVHNLNLEDGLQFTTQLGSFFQDFDRNTVITIGTGFDGSLTNLSLAKNLSSEQTIRLQKDSGFFIQEEINYKNKIIGSVGIRGDKSTNNGESDKMYYYPKANLAINLHEFDFWKFDKITTFKPRIAYGEAGRFPQFNDQFTLAEAQFIGGNSGFAPGTFKGDPFIEPERQKELEYGLDLGLFESRIILESTFYTKKIDDLLIQERVPTSTGFTREIKNGGELKNTGIELGLKANVIEKEDFSWDTNLKWWKNKSKITRLDVPAFTEGGFASSLGTFYIQEGFSATQIVGTYDSDAYTAEEIARRDPEGDGFFVYGNAEPDFQMSWQNNFKYKNFDLSFLWHWKKGGDGINLTTLLYDLAGTTWDYDDTGLDPTGTLTNGEYRASQAFVNPEPLIEDAGYLRLREVGLFYTFNKDVIKGVEKVKIGVSGRNLINIFDYNSYDPEASNFGNNVLANNVEVTPYPASKFINFHLNVNF, translated from the coding sequence ATGAAGAAAATGTCTTTTAGCAAAACGCTGCTAATTAACGCGCTATTTTTCTTGTTTTCTAGTTTTATTTACGGGCAAACGATAAGAGGAAAAATAGTGGGTGTAAATGGAGAAAGTATTCCTTTTGCGAATATTATAGAGAAAGGAACAACAAATGGAACCACTTCTAATGAGAATGGTGAATTTAGTTTAAATGTGAAAAAACTTCCGACGGTAGTTACAATATCTTCTTTAGGGTTTGTTACTATAGAAAGAAATGTAGTCAGTGCGGATACTTTTTTGCAGGTAACTCTTCGAGAAGACTCAGATGTTTTAGAAGAAGTAGTAATTTCAGGATTAGCAACCACAACGAAAAGGTCTAATTTAGCGAATACAGTTTCGACAATTTCAGCTGCGGAATTAACACAGGTTACATCACAATCAGGTTTTGATAGTGCGTTGTCTGGGAAGTTCACAGGAGCGGAAATTAAAGCAAATTCAGGAGCACCTGGAGGAGGAATTTCAATGAGGCTTAGGGGAGTTACTTCGGTTTTTGGAGATCAGCAACCATTATTTATTGTAGATGGTGTATACGTTGATAATTCATCCATAGGTATGGGTAATAATGTTATTAGTGAAGCTTCTGGAGGAGGGAATCCATCTACAAACCAAGATGATGCTTCAAATAGGATTGCGGATATTGACCCAGAAGATATTGAGAATGTAGAAATATTAAAAGGAGCTTCAGCTGCAGCAATTTATGGTTCTAGAGCAGCAGGTGGGGTAGTGATTATAACTACTAAAAGAGGGAAGTTTGGAAAACCAAGGATTTCTTTTTCGCAAACTCTAGGGCTTAGGAGTCCAACACAATTGTTAGGGTTAAGAGATTGGAATGAAGAAAGAGTGTTTAATAATTTTTACTCGCCTAAAGATGACCCAGTGGAAGATGCTGAGAGTAGAGCAAACGCTCAAGCCATAGTAGCTAGATTTAATCAAGCAGTTGCTAATGGTGGATTAAGAGATTATGAGGCAGAGTTGTTTGATCATACAAGAATTTCAACGACTACAAGGTTTACGTCTTCAGGAGGTTCAGAGAAGACTGATTATTTTTTTGGAGTTACATATAAAGATGAACCTGGTTTGGTTGAAAATACTGGGTATGAGAAAGCATCAGTTCGTTTAAATATTGGTCAAAAATTTACTGATTGGTTAGATTTATATGTCACATCTAACTATATAAGCTCTCAATCTGATAGAGGATTTTTTAATAATGGAAATGCTAACAGAACAGTTGGGTATGCTTTAGCATTTACATACCCTTGGGAAAATCTATCTCCTATTGATGGGTTATATCCTTCTGGAGGAGCTGGTTCAAATGTGCTAGAAACAGTTGCAATAACAACTAATAGAGAAAAGGTTAACCGTTTTATAGGAAGTGCAACTTCAAATATTAAAATTATAGATGCTGAAAAAAATAAATTAAAATTAGTTTTACAAGCTGGATTTGACCAGTATACCTTAAGAACAACTAGTATATTTCCCAGAGAACTGAGTTATTTCAGGGATCCTTCAACACTCAGCGGGGTGGCTGTGTCTGGTTCTACAATAAACACTAATTACAATTTATCTGCGTTCTTAGTTCACAATTTGAATTTAGAAGATGGACTGCAATTTACAACTCAATTAGGTAGTTTTTTTCAAGATTTTGACCGTAACACTGTTATTACAATTGGAACAGGGTTTGATGGTTCCCTTACTAACCTATCTTTAGCGAAAAATTTATCATCAGAACAAACTATTCGTTTGCAAAAAGACTCAGGTTTTTTTATTCAAGAAGAGATAAATTATAAAAACAAAATAATAGGTTCTGTAGGTATTAGAGGAGATAAGTCTACAAATAATGGAGAATCAGATAAGATGTACTATTATCCTAAAGCTAACTTGGCAATCAATTTACATGAATTTGATTTTTGGAAGTTTGATAAAATAACAACTTTTAAACCTAGAATTGCATATGGTGAAGCCGGAAGGTTCCCGCAGTTTAATGATCAATTTACACTTGCTGAAGCCCAATTTATAGGAGGTAATTCAGGGTTTGCTCCAGGTACATTTAAGGGGGATCCATTCATTGAGCCAGAAAGACAAAAGGAATTGGAATATGGGTTAGATTTAGGGCTATTTGAAAGTAGAATAATTTTAGAATCTACTTTTTATACTAAAAAAATAGACGATTTATTAATACAAGAAAGGGTTCCTACATCTACAGGTTTTACAAGAGAAATTAAAAATGGAGGAGAGCTTAAAAACACAGGAATAGAGCTTGGGTTGAAAGCTAATGTTATAGAAAAAGAAGATTTTTCTTGGGACACTAACCTAAAATGGTGGAAAAATAAATCTAAAATTACTCGATTAGATGTTCCAGCATTTACTGAAGGAGGATTTGCCTCATCTTTAGGGACTTTTTATATTCAAGAGGGGTTCAGTGCTACACAAATTGTAGGGACTTACGATTCAGATGCTTACACGGCAGAAGAGATAGCAAGAAGAGATCCAGAAGGAGATGGTTTTTTTGTATATGGTAATGCAGAACCAGATTTCCAGATGTCTTGGCAAAATAATTTTAAATACAAGAATTTTGATTTATCATTTTTATGGCACTGGAAAAAAGGAGGTGATGGTATAAACCTAACAACTTTATTGTATGATTTAGCAGGTACAACTTGGGATTATGACGATACAGGTTTAGATCCTACAGGTACACTTACTAATGGAGAATACAGAGCAAGTCAAGCATTTGTTAATCCAGAACCGTTAATTGAAGATGCTGGTTACCTTCGATTAAGAGAAGTAGGTTTGTTTTATACATTTAATAAAGATGTAATTAAAGGAGTAGAAAAAGTTAAAATAGGAGTTTCAGGAAGAAATTTGATTAATATTTTTGATTATAATAGTTATGATCCAGAGGCTTCAAACTTTGGTAACAATGTTCTGGCTAATAATGTGGAAGTAACCCCTTACCCAGCATCAAAGTTTATTAACTTTCATCTAAATGTTAACTTTTAA
- a CDS encoding RagB/SusD family nutrient uptake outer membrane protein has product MKNIYIKILVFVFVPLIVGCELEELPNSNAPTIDSFAEGASQADVQSLAVGLEAIMRNDLDFHYETVSYLAREYYDLSGTDPRYTGEILKGPLDNNGFLTTRSFAAWYRVVKAANVLINAVENSAAGFDDEVKNSYYGYAKTLKAYAFLMLASRQYTNGIRVDVSDPDNLGGFIGYDESLTFIKGLLNEASIDLSNSPDEFDFPLSSGFDDLRKPDPDTPGEKLPLSPNDFIEFNRALVARVALYQGDMVSVLNFLNESFFDLNGGLFIGVAHVFGASGNDILNNLYYVPGQSGQEFVIHNSWIANAETGDTRVNRKSFLLDEPASFDGLTGTHQISVYKTNTDPVYLIRNEELILMYAEANIGTNNTEAINAIDIVRNAAGLLNYSGGTTDNDLLEEVLNQRRYSLLGEGHRWVDLRRLDRLNSTYVPLDRAGDNIITAFPTPFSENVN; this is encoded by the coding sequence ATGAAAAATATTTATATAAAAATTTTAGTGTTTGTTTTTGTGCCGTTAATTGTGGGGTGTGAACTTGAAGAGCTGCCTAATTCTAATGCTCCAACTATAGATAGTTTTGCTGAAGGAGCTTCTCAAGCAGACGTACAATCATTAGCTGTAGGTCTTGAGGCTATAATGAGAAACGATTTAGATTTTCACTATGAAACTGTTAGTTATTTGGCAAGAGAATATTATGATCTGTCGGGAACTGATCCTCGTTACACAGGAGAGATTTTAAAAGGCCCTCTAGATAATAATGGGTTCTTAACTACTCGTTCATTTGCTGCCTGGTATAGGGTTGTTAAAGCAGCGAATGTTTTAATTAATGCAGTTGAAAATTCTGCAGCAGGATTTGATGATGAAGTTAAAAATTCATATTACGGTTACGCTAAAACATTAAAAGCTTATGCATTTTTAATGTTAGCTAGTAGGCAGTATACTAATGGAATAAGAGTAGATGTGTCTGATCCAGATAATTTAGGAGGATTTATAGGCTACGATGAATCTCTAACTTTTATTAAAGGATTATTAAATGAAGCAAGTATTGATTTATCAAATTCCCCTGATGAATTTGATTTTCCTTTAAGTAGTGGTTTTGATGATTTAAGAAAACCAGATCCAGATACACCGGGAGAAAAATTACCGTTATCTCCTAATGATTTTATAGAGTTTAATAGGGCTTTAGTTGCTAGAGTTGCATTATATCAGGGGGATATGGTATCTGTTTTAAACTTTTTAAATGAGTCATTTTTTGATTTGAATGGAGGACTGTTTATAGGGGTTGCTCATGTATTTGGAGCTTCAGGTAATGATATATTAAATAACCTGTATTATGTGCCTGGACAATCTGGTCAAGAGTTTGTAATTCATAATTCATGGATAGCAAATGCTGAAACTGGAGATACAAGAGTTAATAGAAAGTCTTTTTTACTAGATGAACCAGCTTCTTTTGACGGACTTACAGGGACTCACCAAATTTCTGTGTATAAAACTAATACAGATCCTGTTTATTTAATTAGAAATGAAGAATTAATTTTAATGTATGCAGAAGCGAACATAGGAACTAACAATACGGAAGCAATCAATGCAATAGATATAGTAAGAAATGCTGCCGGATTACTTAATTATTCAGGGGGAACAACAGATAATGATTTACTTGAAGAAGTATTGAATCAAAGAAGATATTCGTTGCTGGGAGAAGGTCACAGATGGGTAGATTTAAGACGTTTGGATAGATTGAATTCTACATATGTCCCGCTAGATAGAGCAGGAGATAACATTATAACTGCTTTTCCAACACCTTTTAGTGAGAATGTTAATTAA
- a CDS encoding UDP-2,3-diacylglucosamine diphosphatase: protein MISISTSENKKVYFASDQHLGAPTSEASFPREQKFVAWLNEVKKDAEAIFILGDLFDFWFEYKTVVPKGFVRVLGKLAEIKDNGIPIYFFVGNHDLWMRDYFEKELNIPVYHSPQEFTINNKLFLIGHGDGLGPGDKGYKRMKKVFTFPLFQWMFRWLHPDLGMRLGQYMSVKNKLISGDEDAKFLGEDNEWLVQYCKRKLETKHYNYFIFGHRHLPLEIQLQENSTYLNTGDWIKYFTYAVFENDKLVLKEF, encoded by the coding sequence TTGATTTCAATCAGCACTTCTGAAAATAAAAAAGTCTATTTTGCTTCCGATCAACATTTAGGAGCTCCAACTTCTGAGGCTAGTTTTCCTCGTGAACAAAAATTTGTTGCATGGTTAAACGAAGTTAAAAAAGATGCCGAAGCAATTTTTATTTTAGGTGATTTATTTGATTTTTGGTTTGAGTATAAAACTGTGGTTCCTAAAGGTTTTGTTCGCGTTTTAGGAAAGCTTGCTGAAATAAAAGACAACGGTATCCCAATTTACTTTTTTGTTGGAAATCACGATTTATGGATGCGTGATTATTTTGAAAAGGAATTAAATATTCCCGTGTATCATTCTCCTCAAGAGTTTACAATCAATAATAAATTATTTTTAATTGGTCATGGTGATGGATTAGGACCTGGAGACAAAGGGTATAAGCGTATGAAAAAAGTATTTACATTTCCTTTATTTCAATGGATGTTTCGCTGGTTACACCCAGATTTAGGTATGCGATTAGGACAATATATGTCGGTTAAAAACAAACTGATTTCTGGTGATGAAGACGCTAAATTTTTAGGTGAAGATAATGAGTGGTTAGTACAGTATTGTAAGCGCAAACTAGAAACTAAACACTACAATTATTTTATTTTTGGGCACAGACATCTTCCTTTAGAAATTCAACTTCAAGAAAACAGCACTTATTTGAACACTGGTGACTGGATTAAGTACTTTACATATGCTGTTTTTGAAAATGATAAACTAGTTTTAAAAGAATTTTAA
- a CDS encoding nucleoside deaminase, whose translation MNPFDDTYFMKKALQEAELAFDKGEVPVGAVIVFNNQIIARAHNLTELLNDVTAHAEMQAFTAAADFLGGKYLKDCTLYVTLEPCQMCAGASYWTQIGKIVYGASEPKLGFSVLQTKIHPKTKVISGVLEEECGFLLKKFFIEKRNLN comes from the coding sequence ATGAATCCGTTTGATGATACTTACTTTATGAAAAAAGCCTTACAAGAGGCTGAGCTTGCTTTTGATAAAGGAGAAGTTCCGGTAGGTGCAGTAATCGTTTTTAATAACCAAATTATTGCTAGAGCGCATAATTTAACTGAGTTGTTAAACGATGTTACAGCGCATGCCGAAATGCAAGCGTTTACTGCAGCAGCAGATTTTTTAGGTGGAAAATATTTAAAAGACTGCACCTTGTATGTTACATTGGAGCCTTGCCAAATGTGTGCGGGAGCGAGTTACTGGACGCAAATAGGTAAAATAGTGTATGGAGCTAGTGAACCCAAACTTGGTTTTTCTGTTTTACAAACTAAAATACATCCTAAAACAAAAGTAATATCAGGAGTTTTAGAAGAAGAATGCGGCTTTTTGTTGAAGAAGTTTTTTATTGAAAAACGCAATTTAAATTGA
- a CDS encoding methylated-DNA--[protein]-cysteine S-methyltransferase — protein MSNLQTTYYKTPIGIAKIEGDENGIQSISVFDEDTSAAFSSSKEIPSCLQNCVTQLDEYFAGKRTDFDLQLNPQGTTFQQSVWNELLNISFGRTRTYLEQTKQLGDVKAIRAVASANGKNPIWIVIPCHRVVGSDGSLTGYAGGIWRKKWLLEHESGAKQQTLF, from the coding sequence GTGTCTAACTTACAAACCACATATTATAAAACTCCTATCGGAATTGCCAAGATTGAAGGTGATGAAAATGGAATCCAATCGATTTCAGTATTCGACGAAGATACTTCGGCTGCATTCAGCTCCTCAAAGGAAATTCCATCTTGTTTACAAAATTGTGTTACGCAGCTGGATGAATATTTTGCTGGAAAAAGAACAGATTTTGATCTACAATTGAATCCACAGGGAACAACTTTTCAACAATCGGTTTGGAATGAATTATTAAACATTTCTTTTGGAAGGACTAGAACCTACTTAGAACAAACCAAACAATTAGGTGATGTAAAAGCAATTCGTGCTGTAGCTTCTGCTAACGGTAAAAACCCTATTTGGATCGTTATTCCCTGTCACAGAGTTGTAGGTTCTGATGGATCGTTAACAGGATATGCAGGCGGTATTTGGCGTAAAAAATGGCTATTGGAGCACGAAAGCGGAGCAAAACAACAAACATTATTTTAA
- a CDS encoding TatD family hydrolase: MITDTHTHLYSSQFDEERDEMIQRAKEAGVSRFFIPAIDSSYTERMFDLEKNYPNGVFLMMGLHPTSVKENYQEELAHVKEWLDKRDFYAIGEIGIDLYWDKSFLPQQQEAFRTQIQWAKERKLPIVIHCRDAFDEIFEVLETEKGDDLYGIFHCFTGTLEQAEKAISYNMKLGIGGVATFKNGKIDKFLNQIDIKHIVLETDSPYLAPTPYRGKRNESSYITQVVDKLVDIYGLTFNQISEITTQNSKDVFGV; encoded by the coding sequence ATGATTACAGATACACACACCCACTTATATTCAAGTCAGTTTGACGAGGAAAGAGACGAAATGATACAACGTGCTAAAGAAGCTGGAGTTTCTCGTTTCTTTATTCCTGCTATTGATAGTTCTTATACAGAACGTATGTTCGATTTAGAAAAAAATTATCCGAACGGTGTATTTTTAATGATGGGGCTGCACCCAACTTCAGTAAAAGAAAACTATCAGGAAGAGTTAGCTCATGTAAAAGAGTGGTTAGACAAGCGTGATTTTTATGCGATTGGTGAAATTGGTATCGACTTATATTGGGATAAATCATTTTTGCCACAACAACAAGAAGCTTTTCGTACACAAATTCAGTGGGCAAAAGAAAGAAAACTACCAATTGTTATCCATTGTCGTGATGCTTTTGATGAAATTTTTGAAGTTTTAGAAACTGAAAAAGGAGATGATTTATATGGAATTTTTCACTGTTTTACAGGAACTTTAGAGCAAGCGGAAAAAGCGATTTCTTACAACATGAAATTAGGAATTGGAGGTGTAGCTACTTTTAAAAACGGAAAAATTGACAAGTTTCTAAACCAAATAGACATTAAACATATTGTCTTAGAAACCGATTCGCCATACCTAGCACCTACTCCATATCGAGGAAAACGCAATGAGAGTAGTTATATTACTCAGGTTGTGGATAAATTAGTAGATATTTATGGATTGACTTTCAATCAAATTTCGGAAATTACAACACAGAACTCTAAAGACGTTTTTGGTGTCTAA
- a CDS encoding retropepsin-like aspartic protease, whose product MASLKKVLRKKKYIKIKLKKMVTNHLELDAEINGVKGRFILDTGASNSCVGLDLIERFKLISEESEVKAAGAGATDMETHKSGNNSLKIGKWKNDSCDLVLFDLTHVNTALKQHDADEVDGIIGADILEEGKAFIDYNKRALYLKKLKKKKVRKLKVPF is encoded by the coding sequence ATGGCAAGTTTGAAAAAAGTATTACGAAAAAAGAAATACATTAAAATAAAACTCAAAAAAATGGTAACAAATCATTTAGAGTTAGATGCGGAGATAAATGGTGTTAAAGGAAGGTTTATTTTAGATACAGGGGCTTCTAATTCGTGTGTTGGATTAGATTTAATAGAGCGTTTCAAGCTTATTTCTGAAGAAAGTGAAGTAAAAGCTGCAGGAGCAGGAGCGACGGATATGGAAACACATAAATCAGGAAACAATTCTCTTAAAATAGGAAAGTGGAAAAATGATTCATGTGATTTAGTATTGTTTGACTTAACGCATGTAAATACAGCTTTAAAGCAACACGATGCTGATGAGGTAGACGGAATTATAGGAGCAGATATTTTAGAGGAAGGAAAAGCCTTTATTGATTATAACAAGAGAGCATTGTATTTAAAGAAGCTTAAAAAGAAAAAAGTTAGAAAATTAAAAGTTCCATTTTAG
- a CDS encoding pyridoxal phosphate-dependent aminotransferase, with amino-acid sequence MSNALSNRIQSLPVSQTLAMAAKARELKAEGKDIISLSLGEPDFNTPDFIKDAAIEAINQDYNSYTPVDGYVELKEAICEKFKRDNNLTYAPNQVVVSTGAKQSIANVAQVLLNPGDEVLLPAPYWVSYSAIATLCEAKFTEIPSSIENDFKITPEQLEAAISPKTKMIFFNSPNNPSGTIYSEEEYRALAKVLEKHLDIYILSDEIYEHINYGTKPFSFAAIESMYDRTITVNGLAKAFAMTGWRIGYIGAPEWIAKACTKMQGQITSGTNCIAQRAAITAVKASPEKVQYMVDEFKNRRDLVLELLGEIEGFKLNVPEGAFYVFPDISDFFGKTIQGKEIKNANDFSMLLLEKANVATVTGEAFGAPNCVRLSYAASELQLREAIKRIKEVLS; translated from the coding sequence ATGTCAAACGCATTATCAAACAGAATTCAAAGTTTACCAGTATCGCAAACTTTAGCAATGGCTGCTAAAGCAAGAGAATTAAAAGCTGAAGGTAAAGACATCATTAGTTTAAGTTTAGGAGAACCAGATTTTAACACTCCTGATTTTATTAAAGATGCTGCTATTGAAGCTATTAATCAAGACTACAACTCATACACTCCAGTTGACGGATATGTAGAGTTAAAAGAAGCTATTTGCGAGAAGTTTAAACGTGATAATAACTTAACATATGCTCCAAACCAAGTAGTTGTTTCTACAGGAGCAAAACAATCTATTGCTAACGTAGCTCAGGTATTATTAAACCCTGGTGATGAAGTATTATTACCAGCTCCATATTGGGTAAGTTATTCTGCAATTGCAACTTTGTGTGAGGCTAAGTTTACCGAAATTCCTTCTTCTATTGAAAATGATTTCAAAATCACTCCAGAACAATTAGAAGCTGCTATTTCGCCAAAAACAAAAATGATTTTCTTTAACTCGCCAAACAACCCAAGTGGAACAATTTATAGCGAGGAAGAATACAGAGCACTGGCTAAAGTATTAGAAAAGCATCTAGATATTTATATTTTATCTGACGAAATATATGAGCACATTAACTACGGAACAAAACCGTTTAGTTTTGCTGCTATTGAAAGTATGTACGATCGTACCATTACTGTGAACGGTTTAGCGAAAGCTTTTGCAATGACAGGATGGAGAATCGGTTATATCGGAGCTCCTGAATGGATTGCTAAAGCATGTACAAAAATGCAAGGTCAAATTACTTCAGGAACCAACTGTATCGCTCAACGTGCTGCAATTACCGCAGTAAAAGCATCACCAGAAAAAGTACAATACATGGTAGATGAGTTTAAAAACCGTAGAGATTTAGTATTAGAATTATTAGGAGAAATTGAAGGATTTAAATTAAACGTACCTGAAGGTGCTTTTTATGTATTCCCTGACATTTCTGATTTCTTCGGAAAAACAATCCAAGGAAAAGAGATAAAGAATGCTAATGATTTTTCTATGTTATTATTAGAGAAAGCAAATGTGGCTACAGTAACTGGTGAAGCTTTTGGTGCACCAAACTGTGTTCGTTTATCGTATGCCGCTTCTGAATTACAATTACGTGAGGCAATTAAGAGAATTAAAGAAGTTTTAAGTTAA
- a CDS encoding fatty acid desaturase family protein: protein MKTVNFSRIDKAKFFRTLNKRVNTYFKENNIKRTGNWKLYSKAIIMLATFIVPFILILTVDMSQWIKLALAIVMGIGMAGVGMNVMHDANHESFSSKKWVNKLFGSSIYILAGNVYNWKVQHNVLHHTYTNIQDHDEDMDAGRIIRFSKHTQWLWIHKFQKYYSIFLYGLLTINWAITTDFKQMHSYLKRKLSYGEFPNPAKEWTKLVVSKVIYYSLWIVLPIAVMNVAWWKVLIGFFVMHYTAGIILSVVFQLAHIVPKTETPLPDEDGNMKNTWAIHQLYTTANFAPKNWFINFYTGGLNHQVEHHIFPNISHIHYNKLAQIVKETAKEFNLPYNEYKTTRKAVIEHFRHLAELGKKPQLA from the coding sequence ATGAAGACAGTAAACTTCTCAAGAATAGACAAAGCCAAGTTTTTTAGAACTCTGAATAAAAGAGTTAATACTTACTTTAAAGAAAACAATATTAAGCGTACAGGTAACTGGAAACTATATTCAAAAGCTATTATTATGTTAGCTACGTTTATCGTTCCGTTCATATTAATTTTAACTGTTGATATGTCGCAATGGATAAAATTAGCTCTTGCTATTGTAATGGGTATTGGAATGGCTGGAGTAGGAATGAATGTGATGCACGATGCTAACCACGAATCTTTTTCTAGTAAGAAATGGGTAAATAAGCTTTTTGGAAGCAGTATTTATATTTTAGCAGGTAATGTGTATAACTGGAAAGTACAACACAATGTATTACACCATACATACACAAACATTCAAGACCATGATGAAGATATGGATGCTGGTAGAATTATCCGTTTTTCAAAACACACACAATGGTTATGGATTCATAAATTCCAAAAATATTATTCAATCTTTTTATACGGATTGTTAACTATTAACTGGGCTATTACTACTGATTTTAAGCAAATGCACAGTTACTTAAAGCGTAAGTTATCCTATGGAGAATTTCCAAATCCAGCTAAAGAATGGACGAAACTAGTAGTTTCTAAAGTTATTTATTATTCACTTTGGATTGTATTACCAATTGCAGTAATGAATGTTGCTTGGTGGAAAGTATTAATCGGTTTTTTTGTGATGCACTATACTGCGGGAATTATTTTAAGTGTGGTTTTCCAATTAGCACACATTGTTCCTAAAACAGAAACTCCTTTACCAGATGAAGATGGTAATATGAAAAACACTTGGGCTATTCACCAATTATATACTACAGCAAATTTTGCTCCTAAAAATTGGTTTATCAACTTTTACACAGGTGGATTAAATCACCAAGTAGAGCACCACATTTTCCCAAATATTTCTCATATTCACTATAATAAGTTAGCTCAAATTGTAAAAGAAACTGCTAAGGAATTTAACCTTCCTTATAATGAGTATAAAACTACACGTAAAGCAGTTATTGAGCATTTTAGACACTTAGCTGAATTAGGGAAAAAACCGCAATTAGCATAA